In Rheinheimera sp. MM224, one DNA window encodes the following:
- a CDS encoding CHAT domain-containing protein — protein sequence MKAQSTEIRSVKLELLRAGPTHNQLLSPLTNYIALCGSDGPVTINIPYEHRQLLMRLKRLKYPLDKDPATDDQRQAELRDIGESLGRIFAEVPALISELGAAAADKSSLVHLSLSMSAFELGLLPFEAAIAADGFPGTGAPLFLQMRTPISITREVRRGRPLPMNWARTPKILFAFAAPAGSYVPSQSHLQALREAIEPWVKLKDSPEERISEVKKLLTVLPQATLEQLRTLCATQEFTHVHILAHGAPYQESGDEHYGVALCSEAGPEQIDVVDGERLAVALTANDALGTTHCRPTVVTLATCDSGNINSVLTPGGSIAHELNSSGIPWVIASQFPLWMKASAIAAKVLYSGLLKGDDPRWVLHELRQRLRTDAPETHDWASIVAYATIPPDFALQVQQFHATQTQRKIEVKFDRIDELVKTITQGMASSDEQTDVHQELTALSEAIRQELKEWRDEPHDHLTKEEWSMRMGLSAASEKRIGIALDLIGAEKEAQQAYKCCFEFYQAAWTIDQANHWMLTQYLSIIAIRNRTDDAAGLQKLSDKYGTTWCAALEMTQWKKSLSTGKDKVYVLATLAELTLLHSVYHTDTAKPEELKKQISDYCKAMLDEPLADRFPILSTKRQFGRYLLEWQSPIWADLAQVAVDALTEDL from the coding sequence ATGAAAGCGCAAAGCACCGAAATTCGCAGCGTAAAGCTTGAACTGTTAAGAGCAGGCCCTACTCACAACCAGTTATTGTCGCCTTTAACTAACTACATCGCGCTTTGTGGTTCAGACGGCCCTGTCACCATCAATATCCCTTATGAACACCGCCAGTTGCTGATGCGATTAAAGCGGTTGAAGTACCCGCTGGATAAAGATCCGGCCACCGATGATCAGCGTCAGGCTGAACTTCGGGATATAGGCGAAAGTCTGGGTCGCATTTTTGCTGAAGTACCGGCGTTGATTTCCGAACTGGGCGCGGCTGCGGCAGACAAAAGTAGTCTGGTGCATTTAAGTTTATCGATGTCAGCCTTTGAACTGGGTTTATTGCCTTTTGAAGCCGCTATTGCAGCTGATGGTTTCCCTGGTACTGGTGCACCTTTGTTTTTGCAAATGCGCACTCCAATCTCCATCACCCGCGAAGTACGCCGTGGTCGTCCTTTGCCAATGAACTGGGCCAGAACACCCAAAATTCTGTTTGCTTTTGCAGCGCCAGCGGGCAGTTATGTGCCCTCGCAGTCGCATTTGCAGGCGCTGCGTGAAGCCATAGAACCCTGGGTGAAACTAAAAGATAGTCCGGAGGAACGCATCAGCGAAGTGAAAAAGCTGCTGACGGTATTACCACAAGCGACACTTGAGCAATTACGCACCTTATGTGCCACACAAGAGTTTACTCATGTGCATATTCTGGCTCATGGTGCACCTTATCAGGAATCCGGTGATGAGCATTATGGCGTGGCGCTTTGCAGCGAGGCAGGCCCTGAGCAAATTGATGTGGTTGACGGTGAACGACTGGCAGTAGCCTTGACTGCGAATGATGCGTTAGGTACCACTCACTGCCGTCCAACTGTAGTTACTTTAGCCACTTGTGATTCAGGCAATATCAACTCGGTATTAACACCTGGCGGTAGCATAGCGCATGAACTCAATAGCTCCGGCATTCCTTGGGTCATTGCCTCACAGTTTCCACTCTGGATGAAAGCCTCGGCTATAGCAGCCAAAGTGCTGTACAGCGGATTACTCAAAGGTGACGACCCTCGTTGGGTATTACACGAATTACGTCAGCGCTTACGCACTGACGCGCCTGAAACCCACGACTGGGCCAGCATAGTGGCTTACGCTACTATTCCACCCGACTTTGCCTTGCAGGTGCAGCAATTTCATGCGACACAAACCCAGCGCAAAATTGAAGTGAAGTTTGACCGTATTGATGAGCTGGTTAAAACCATCACCCAAGGCATGGCAAGCTCAGATGAACAGACTGACGTGCACCAGGAGTTGACTGCTTTATCCGAAGCGATACGGCAGGAGCTGAAAGAGTGGCGCGATGAGCCGCATGATCATTTAACCAAAGAAGAATGGTCGATGCGTATGGGGTTAAGCGCCGCCAGCGAAAAACGTATTGGCATAGCACTGGATTTAATTGGCGCCGAAAAAGAGGCACAGCAGGCCTATAAATGCTGTTTTGAGTTTTATCAGGCCGCCTGGACCATCGATCAGGCCAACCACTGGATGCTGACACAATATTTGTCCATCATTGCCATTCGCAACAGAACAGACGATGCAGCAGGTTTACAAAAGCTGTCGGACAAATACGGCACCACCTGGTGTGCAGCGCTTGAAATGACCCAATGGAAAAAGAGCCTTAGCACAGGCAAAGACAAAGTTTATGTGCTGGCGACATTAGCTGAGCTGACGTTGTTGCATTCGGTTTATCACACTGACACAGCAAAACCTGAAGAGCTGAAAAAGCAGATCAGCGATTACTGCAAGGCCATGCTGGATGAGCCTTTAGCTGATAGATTTCCGATTTTATCTACTAAAAGACAATTTGGCCGTTATCTACTGGAATGGCAAAGCCCGATTTGGGCCGATTTGGCACAAGTTGCTGTGGACGCACTCACTGAAGATCTATAA
- a CDS encoding metallophosphoesterase: MSNFPAYDEVHVISDIHMGGAEPSFQVLRETKRLAGYIQWVGKQNPAGQVALVLNGDVFDTLAEKSSDYIMVDRAVEVVSSIMANPSFSGIWAALAAFVALERRTLVFIIGNHDVEISFPVVQRLIQQRLAGDNPQKRASIEFSTIGAGFSCTVGGATVYCTHGNEVDPWNFNRYEDLAKVGRRLNAGRTLTQQEWIPNAGTRMVKEVMNQVKEKYKWIDLLKPETQAAVGTLVVLDPSQAKKIGDLLSIVGRKTVDGGQVNQRLSMDGFQTHEEQSATSPQLTQVLGSNLTQGMRTYASAGSQAVDAMLLQAEQNLGTPNAQLFEQDGQLGTGQLIFDRLTGWIRNIPKDEALRRAMKDWLSGDKTFDINDKDDTYKEVTAAVGNGIDFLVTGHTHLERAIDMGSGRYYFNCGTWIRLLSFTPEMLKDQAAFQPVYKILIDGKMESIDNASFGGQPFVMNQTSAVSIKKTTTGAIGSLTHVLGDGTGEPQIIKQFERS, translated from the coding sequence ATGAGCAATTTTCCTGCTTATGACGAAGTGCATGTGATTTCCGATATCCATATGGGCGGCGCTGAACCCAGTTTTCAGGTGCTGCGCGAAACCAAAAGACTGGCTGGTTATATTCAGTGGGTCGGCAAGCAAAACCCTGCAGGTCAGGTGGCTTTGGTACTCAACGGTGATGTGTTTGATACGCTTGCTGAAAAATCCTCTGATTACATTATGGTCGACAGAGCCGTTGAAGTGGTCAGCAGCATTATGGCGAACCCATCCTTCTCCGGCATTTGGGCGGCGCTGGCGGCTTTTGTCGCACTGGAACGCCGCACCCTGGTGTTTATTATCGGCAATCACGATGTAGAGATTTCCTTTCCCGTAGTGCAGCGCCTGATCCAGCAGCGTCTGGCCGGAGACAATCCGCAAAAACGCGCCAGTATTGAGTTTTCCACTATAGGTGCAGGTTTTAGCTGCACTGTAGGTGGCGCTACAGTGTATTGCACTCATGGCAATGAAGTAGACCCATGGAATTTCAACAGATACGAAGACTTAGCCAAAGTGGGCCGACGCCTCAATGCTGGCCGCACTTTAACTCAGCAGGAATGGATACCTAATGCAGGCACCCGTATGGTGAAAGAGGTGATGAATCAGGTCAAAGAAAAGTACAAATGGATTGACCTGCTCAAACCTGAAACTCAGGCCGCTGTAGGCACCCTAGTGGTGCTGGATCCATCACAGGCGAAAAAAATCGGCGATTTATTGTCGATAGTAGGACGAAAAACAGTAGACGGCGGACAAGTCAATCAACGCTTGTCGATGGATGGTTTTCAGACACATGAAGAACAAAGCGCCACCTCACCTCAACTAACGCAAGTGCTTGGCAGCAACCTGACACAAGGTATGAGAACTTACGCCAGTGCAGGTAGTCAGGCGGTGGATGCCATGCTACTGCAAGCCGAACAAAACCTTGGTACCCCTAATGCTCAGCTGTTTGAACAGGATGGGCAACTGGGCACTGGCCAGCTGATTTTTGACCGTTTAACTGGTTGGATCCGCAATATTCCCAAAGATGAAGCCTTACGCCGTGCGATGAAAGACTGGTTGTCCGGCGATAAAACCTTTGATATCAACGACAAAGACGACACCTACAAAGAAGTGACTGCAGCAGTTGGCAATGGCATCGACTTTCTTGTCACAGGCCATACCCATCTGGAGCGCGCCATCGACATGGGTTCAGGCCGTTATTATTTTAACTGCGGCACCTGGATCCGTTTACTGAGTTTTACGCCGGAGATGCTAAAAGATCAGGCGGCTTTTCAGCCCGTATACAAAATACTGATCGACGGAAAAATGGAAAGCATCGATAACGCCAGTTTTGGTGGCCAGCCTTTTGTGATGAACCAAACCAGCGCCGTTTCTATTAAAAAAACGACTACAGGTGCCATCGGTAGCCTGACTCATGTGCTGGGTGATGGCACGGGCGAGCCGCAAATTATCAAGCAATTTGAGAGGTCTTAA
- a CDS encoding carbon starvation protein A, translating into MLIFFISIALLILGYKFYSPFVEKQAGIDPEAITPQERFNEGVDYVAISPFKAFLIQFLNVAGVGPIFGPILGALYGPVALVWIVIGNIIGGAVHDYFSGVMSIKEDGKSLPEIAGHYYNVVFKGFMLVFTAMLLFFVGVVFIMSPAGLLSNLSYFEGTFLAGNTFWVLLILLYYFLATLLPIDKIITKLYPAFGVLMIVMTTLIAGALLMEAPHLPQVTDIFAYFDGHHEHDFLTPNADGLPVWPLLFLTITCGAISGFHSTQAPIIARCLTNEKYVRPVYYGAMVCEGIVACVWALAGVAAFPGGYPELKAMLDLGGPGLVVNHIATGYLGVLGGVMAIVAVAVFPITSGDTAFRSLRLTIVDAFNIPQSLRNRLLLSVPILAIAYFMTLLDFSLIWRYFAFSNMLLSTSVLWLATKYLFDRGTLHWIASIPAVIGTSMTVAYIATASIGLNLPMDYSKPIGVVVAVIGLIGLVIAHNRKATAASV; encoded by the coding sequence ATGCTTATCTTTTTTATCAGTATTGCGCTGCTTATTCTGGGTTATAAATTCTACAGTCCTTTTGTTGAAAAACAGGCGGGTATAGATCCTGAAGCCATCACACCACAAGAACGTTTTAATGAAGGCGTGGACTATGTTGCTATCAGCCCTTTTAAAGCTTTTTTAATTCAGTTTTTAAATGTCGCCGGGGTAGGGCCTATCTTTGGCCCCATTTTGGGCGCTTTATATGGCCCTGTGGCTTTAGTCTGGATCGTCATTGGTAACATCATAGGTGGCGCAGTTCACGATTATTTTTCTGGTGTGATGAGCATCAAAGAAGACGGGAAAAGTTTACCCGAAATAGCAGGCCATTATTACAATGTTGTTTTTAAAGGTTTTATGCTGGTGTTTACCGCCATGCTGCTGTTTTTTGTTGGTGTAGTTTTTATTATGAGCCCGGCCGGGCTGTTAAGTAATCTGTCTTACTTTGAAGGTACTTTTTTAGCCGGCAATACTTTTTGGGTGCTGTTGATCCTGCTGTATTACTTCCTCGCTACTTTGTTGCCTATAGATAAAATCATTACCAAGTTGTACCCGGCTTTTGGTGTGTTGATGATAGTGATGACGACTTTAATAGCCGGTGCTTTATTAATGGAAGCACCGCATTTGCCGCAAGTGACAGATATTTTCGCTTATTTTGATGGCCATCATGAACACGATTTTTTAACGCCTAATGCCGATGGTTTACCTGTCTGGCCTTTGTTGTTTTTAACTATTACCTGTGGTGCTATCAGTGGTTTTCACTCCACTCAGGCGCCTATTATTGCCCGCTGTTTAACCAATGAAAAATACGTCAGGCCTGTGTATTACGGCGCTATGGTCTGTGAAGGTATAGTGGCTTGTGTCTGGGCTCTGGCTGGTGTTGCAGCTTTCCCTGGTGGTTATCCTGAGTTAAAAGCTATGCTGGATTTAGGTGGACCAGGTTTAGTGGTCAATCATATTGCCACTGGTTATTTAGGGGTATTAGGCGGTGTCATGGCTATTGTGGCCGTGGCAGTCTTTCCTATTACGTCCGGTGATACAGCCTTTCGTTCATTACGTTTAACCATAGTGGATGCCTTTAATATTCCACAAAGCCTGCGAAACAGACTGTTATTGTCAGTACCTATTCTGGCTATTGCGTACTTTATGACGCTGCTGGATTTCTCGCTGATTTGGCGTTATTTCGCCTTCTCCAATATGTTGTTATCCACCAGCGTATTGTGGCTGGCGACTAAGTATTTGTTCGACCGTGGCACTTTACACTGGATTGCCAGTATTCCTGCTGTGATTGGTACTAGTATGACTGTGGCTTATATAGCAACTGCCAGTATAGGTTTGAATTTACCTATGGACTACAGTAAACCTATAGGGGTTGTAGTCGCTGTAATAGGTTTGATTGGATTGGTGATTGCACATAACAGAAAAGCAACTGCAGCTTCGGTTTAA
- a CDS encoding GMC family oxidoreductase N-terminal domain-containing protein translates to MSIQYDYEAIVIGSGFGGSINTCRLSKKWPGQVLLLERGKRYPMGSFARSPHDMARNFWNIPQEKRDMPDKLQGEECHGLFDIRNFDHMDAVISAGLGGGSLIYANVFLQPPDEVFDSNWPANAQKDVLQPYYAIAKQVLGARPIPQNNEPRRKIVRTELFQNFAKADGHDSQLLDINVFFGNDFDNPTPIGVQEKNRYGAVQTSCVYCAECDVGCNTHSKNTLDLNYLHVAEHRYQAHIQTQVLAQKIVPIDASGQDNPAMNGEFGYRVYWQDLKDAHKECSALTRRVVVSAGTLGTNELLMRCRDLHKTLPNISQQLGRHFSGNGDFLSFVIEGDKPADPNYGPVITQGTDYNLFKNFDRSKAFILEDASYPNFAAWYTEGVKPGASQLRVLFRTIRLAFARFVHGISTGHLGYALTSLLKNDLSYTTSVLLCMGLDKGDGVMSLNKQGYLHVKWPYKNSMSLYNAILATGERFKKWCGGKAFIPMPNWLWPMRRNVTVHSLGGCRLADSPEQGVTSAQLATFGQVFGYSGLYVADGSLLPTAVGANPIATISAVSERVAEGITGIAPTAEL, encoded by the coding sequence ATGAGTATTCAGTACGATTATGAAGCCATAGTGATTGGCAGTGGTTTTGGTGGTTCTATCAACACCTGCCGTCTATCAAAAAAATGGCCAGGACAAGTGTTATTACTGGAACGAGGCAAACGATATCCTATGGGATCCTTTGCCCGCTCTCCCCACGACATGGCGCGCAATTTCTGGAATATTCCGCAAGAAAAACGCGATATGCCAGACAAACTGCAAGGCGAAGAATGCCACGGCTTATTCGATATCCGTAATTTTGATCATATGGATGCAGTGATCAGTGCTGGCTTAGGCGGTGGCTCACTCATTTACGCTAACGTGTTTTTGCAACCGCCGGATGAAGTGTTCGACAGCAACTGGCCAGCCAACGCGCAAAAAGACGTGTTACAGCCTTATTACGCCATTGCCAAACAAGTATTGGGTGCACGGCCCATTCCACAAAATAACGAGCCACGGCGCAAAATTGTCCGCACCGAGTTATTTCAAAACTTCGCCAAAGCCGATGGCCATGACTCTCAGCTGTTGGATATCAATGTGTTTTTTGGCAACGATTTTGACAATCCAACTCCTATAGGTGTGCAGGAGAAAAACCGTTATGGCGCAGTGCAAACCTCCTGCGTTTACTGCGCTGAATGTGATGTGGGCTGTAACACCCATTCAAAAAATACGTTGGATTTAAACTACTTACATGTAGCCGAACACAGGTACCAGGCCCATATTCAAACTCAGGTGCTGGCGCAAAAAATAGTACCTATCGATGCATCAGGCCAGGATAACCCGGCGATGAATGGTGAATTTGGTTACCGGGTCTACTGGCAGGATTTAAAAGATGCGCATAAAGAATGCAGCGCCCTGACCCGCCGTGTGGTGGTGTCGGCCGGAACTTTGGGTACCAACGAGCTGTTGATGCGCTGTCGCGATCTGCATAAAACCTTACCCAATATCAGCCAGCAATTAGGCCGGCACTTTTCCGGTAACGGCGACTTTTTATCTTTTGTGATTGAGGGCGACAAACCAGCAGATCCAAATTATGGCCCTGTGATCACCCAAGGCACAGACTACAACCTGTTTAAAAACTTCGACCGCAGCAAAGCTTTTATTCTTGAAGATGCCAGCTACCCAAATTTTGCAGCCTGGTACACCGAAGGGGTAAAACCCGGCGCGTCTCAACTGCGGGTGCTGTTTCGCACTATACGCCTGGCTTTTGCCCGCTTTGTACATGGCATTAGTACAGGCCATTTGGGTTATGCCTTAACGTCTTTGCTTAAAAATGACTTGTCCTATACCACCAGCGTCCTGCTGTGCATGGGCCTGGATAAAGGCGACGGGGTGATGTCGCTGAATAAACAAGGTTATTTGCATGTGAAGTGGCCTTATAAAAACAGCATGTCCTTGTACAACGCCATTCTGGCCACAGGGGAGCGTTTTAAAAAATGGTGCGGCGGTAAAGCTTTTATTCCAATGCCGAACTGGCTCTGGCCTATGCGGCGTAACGTCACAGTGCATTCGCTGGGTGGCTGTCGTTTGGCGGATAGCCCGGAGCAAGGTGTCACCAGTGCACAACTGGCTACTTTTGGTCAGGTCTTTGGTTACAGCGGCTTGTATGTGGCAGACGGTTCCTTGTTGCCTACAGCTGTAGGCGCCAACCCTATAGCGACCATCAGCGCAGTATCTGAACGGGTGGCTGAGGGTATTACCGGCATAGCGCCAACAGCAGAACTCTAA